Proteins found in one Caldalkalibacillus salinus genomic segment:
- a CDS encoding retropepsin-like aspartic protease: MKINIENGLPIISVKLKYNDKMMTLKQVLIDTGSSNTIFDTDLVQEIGLSIDPTYGKARRMYGVGGESELCYEQPVSNLEIYSYLLDNFLIQLGIARETYCFDGIIGTDFIEKTN, from the coding sequence GTGAAAATTAATATTGAAAACGGACTACCTATCATTTCGGTTAAACTGAAGTATAACGACAAAATGATGACTTTAAAGCAAGTTTTAATTGATACAGGTTCTTCCAATACCATATTTGATACTGATCTAGTTCAAGAGATAGGCTTAAGTATTGATCCGACTTATGGGAAAGCAAGAAGGATGTATGGTGTTGGTGGGGAGAGTGAATTATGCTATGAGCAACCCGTGTCGAATCTTGAGATATATTCGTACTTGTTGGATAATTTTTTGATACAGTTAGGAATCGCCCGAGAAACTTACTGTTTTGATGGCATTATTGGCACTGATTTTATTGAAAAAACCAATTAA